From a single Granulicella aggregans genomic region:
- a CDS encoding CPXCG motif-containing cysteine-rich protein: protein MHEAGFQCAGCGEWIETTVDESGGSRQQYVEDCQVCCQPNVLTIQWDISAQAYTIYAELES, encoded by the coding sequence GTGCATGAAGCCGGATTCCAGTGCGCAGGCTGCGGCGAATGGATCGAAACCACCGTCGACGAATCTGGCGGCTCGCGCCAGCAATATGTCGAAGATTGCCAGGTCTGCTGCCAGCCCAACGTCCTCACCATTCAGTGGGACATCTCGGCTCAGGCCTACACCATCTACGCGGAACTCGAAAGCTGA
- the bamA gene encoding outer membrane protein assembly factor BamA, producing MSPISLMNQTHAACDRPTVSRILTRLLMPAAVALVAATAIPAALAQTGSPTSNIFAPAPATPQVLCQPQVIGNRRIPKESVLARLFSRQGDPYDQPTVERDFNSLWNTGYFENVRIERVDSPACIQLIVYVREKPTIREINYKGLNAVSLSDVQERFKKAKVGLTVESQYDPTRIKRAENTLKDLLSEHGHQFATIKTEVKDIPPAAVALTFTIKEGPTVKVGKIAFQGNNSLSDRTLRNAMKNLKPIGIPHSIILENLFAKTFDASKLDEDTERVRFAYRDRGYFKAQPSEPITKVRDAGGLNFFTLRPSTGKRIDILIPLEEGERYRLGGITFTGNKAVSNVKVLRAQFTQKDGEWFNATMFGKGVDQLRKAYGELGYINMVGSPVPRFDEAKKLIFLDIDIDEGKPFYVSRIEFTGNTITRDKVIRRELLLEEGQVYNSRLWDLSILRLNQLNYFDTLKADQDSESRQNADDGTVDLLLKLKEKGKNSIGLNGGLSGLSGSFIGLNYQTNNFLGLGETLSVNANIGDLSRQLSFGFTEPYLRNKPISVGLQVFSSKRDFNPSKSYGATGSTSANLSAAQQSQLQNYNQSQTGLTLSASEPLRHLFSRSGVARVGVSYSLSRSNITTFNDNTRNVFQSLSFRSGIQGQNQLNGIITSVITPSFTFSTLDRAVGPHNGKDFNLAVQVAGAGGNIKYFQPVASYRQFFPMKGLRINREGHNVLAYRVQLAHVEGFGGEVAPPFNRIYGGGENDVRGFDIRAASPYTFIPNRVLFNLTNPDGSIVPRDPTNPSLGNVQIPLPVYRLVAIGADTSFTSNLEYRIPIVNQATFAFFTDFGLVGDLVKSQLRESVAGSSAITSASYGCPEIVNGACQGGQTVDFSPSPQDRLDTVPHTNFVPRMSSGAYLSVVLPIVNAPFTIYYAYNPLRLYETLPQKLALPNTCAPGSTQCFQALFPTSGAGQYSYQQALQFYGADYQLREPRKTFRLTVSTTF from the coding sequence ATGAGCCCGATAAGCCTGATGAATCAGACCCATGCAGCGTGTGACCGCCCCACCGTCTCCCGCATCCTGACCCGTCTTCTGATGCCCGCCGCGGTAGCCCTCGTGGCCGCCACGGCGATCCCGGCAGCGCTGGCCCAAACCGGCAGCCCCACCAGTAACATCTTCGCTCCTGCGCCTGCGACGCCGCAGGTTCTTTGTCAGCCCCAGGTCATCGGCAACCGGCGCATCCCCAAGGAGTCCGTCCTCGCGCGCCTTTTCAGCCGCCAGGGCGATCCCTACGACCAGCCGACCGTCGAGCGTGACTTCAACTCTCTCTGGAACACCGGCTACTTCGAGAACGTTCGCATCGAGCGCGTAGACAGCCCCGCCTGCATTCAGTTGATCGTCTACGTCCGCGAGAAGCCCACCATCCGCGAGATCAACTACAAGGGCCTCAACGCCGTCTCGCTCTCCGATGTGCAGGAGCGCTTCAAGAAGGCGAAGGTCGGCCTAACCGTCGAAAGCCAGTACGATCCCACCCGCATCAAGCGCGCCGAGAACACGCTCAAGGACCTGCTCTCGGAGCACGGCCACCAGTTCGCCACCATCAAGACCGAAGTGAAGGACATTCCTCCGGCCGCCGTCGCCCTCACCTTCACCATCAAGGAGGGCCCGACCGTCAAGGTGGGCAAGATCGCCTTCCAGGGTAACAACAGCCTCTCCGATCGCACGCTTCGCAATGCGATGAAGAACCTGAAGCCCATCGGCATTCCGCACTCGATCATCCTCGAGAACCTCTTCGCCAAGACCTTCGACGCCAGCAAACTTGACGAAGACACGGAGCGCGTCCGCTTCGCCTATCGCGACCGGGGCTACTTCAAGGCCCAGCCCAGCGAGCCGATCACCAAGGTGCGCGACGCGGGCGGCCTCAACTTCTTCACCCTGCGCCCCTCCACGGGCAAGCGGATCGACATTCTCATCCCGCTCGAAGAGGGCGAACGCTACCGACTCGGCGGCATCACCTTCACCGGCAATAAGGCCGTCTCGAACGTCAAGGTTCTGCGCGCCCAGTTCACGCAGAAGGATGGCGAGTGGTTCAACGCCACCATGTTCGGCAAGGGCGTTGACCAGCTCCGCAAGGCCTACGGCGAGCTCGGCTACATCAACATGGTCGGTAGCCCGGTTCCGCGCTTCGATGAAGCCAAGAAGCTTATCTTCCTCGACATCGACATCGACGAGGGCAAGCCCTTCTACGTCTCGCGCATCGAGTTCACTGGCAACACCATCACCCGAGACAAGGTCATCCGCCGGGAACTTCTCCTTGAAGAGGGTCAGGTCTACAACAGCCGGCTCTGGGATCTCTCCATCCTTCGCCTGAACCAGCTCAACTACTTCGACACGTTGAAGGCAGACCAGGACTCCGAGAGCCGCCAGAACGCGGACGACGGAACGGTAGACCTGCTCCTGAAGCTGAAAGAAAAGGGTAAGAACTCCATCGGCCTCAACGGTGGTCTCAGCGGTCTTTCGGGAAGCTTCATCGGGCTTAACTACCAGACCAACAACTTCCTTGGCCTTGGCGAAACCCTCTCGGTCAATGCCAACATCGGCGACCTCTCCCGCCAGCTCAGCTTCGGCTTCACCGAACCCTACCTGCGCAACAAGCCCATCTCGGTCGGACTCCAGGTCTTCAGCAGCAAGCGCGACTTCAACCCCTCGAAGAGCTACGGTGCAACCGGCAGCACCTCGGCCAACCTCTCCGCGGCCCAGCAGTCGCAACTGCAAAACTACAACCAGTCGCAGACCGGCCTCACGCTCTCCGCCAGCGAGCCCCTCCGCCATCTCTTCAGCCGCTCAGGCGTTGCCCGCGTCGGTGTCTCCTACTCGCTGTCGCGATCGAACATCACGACGTTCAACGACAACACCCGCAACGTCTTCCAGTCGCTCTCCTTCCGCTCCGGTATCCAGGGGCAGAATCAGCTGAACGGCATCATCACCTCGGTCATCACCCCGAGCTTCACCTTCTCGACCCTTGACCGCGCAGTCGGCCCGCACAATGGCAAGGACTTCAACCTCGCCGTCCAGGTCGCGGGTGCTGGCGGAAACATCAAGTACTTCCAGCCGGTCGCCAGCTACCGTCAGTTTTTCCCGATGAAGGGTCTGCGCATCAATCGTGAGGGCCACAACGTCCTGGCCTACCGTGTGCAATTGGCTCACGTTGAGGGCTTCGGTGGAGAAGTAGCGCCTCCCTTCAACCGCATCTACGGTGGTGGCGAGAACGACGTTCGTGGCTTTGACATCCGCGCCGCTTCGCCCTACACCTTCATTCCGAATCGCGTCCTCTTCAATCTCACCAACCCCGACGGCTCCATCGTCCCGCGTGACCCGACGAACCCGAGCCTCGGCAACGTCCAGATTCCGCTCCCCGTCTATCGCCTCGTCGCGATTGGTGCGGACACCAGCTTTACCAGCAACTTGGAATACCGTATCCCCATCGTGAACCAGGCGACCTTCGCTTTCTTCACCGACTTCGGCCTCGTCGGCGATCTTGTCAAGAGCCAGTTGCGCGAGAGCGTCGCCGGGTCGTCGGCGATCACCAGCGCCTCTTACGGCTGCCCGGAGATTGTCAACGGTGCCTGCCAGGGCGGACAGACGGTCGACTTCAGCCCGTCGCCCCAGGATCGGCTCGACACCGTCCCGCACACCAACTTCGTGCCTCGTATGTCGAGCGGAGCGTACCTCTCGGTCGTCCTTCCGATCGTCAACGCGCCGTTTACCATCTACTACGCCTACAACCCGCTGCGCCTCTATGAGACGCTGCCCCAGAAGCTCGCTCTGCCCAACACCTGTGCGCCCGGCTCGACCCAATGCTTCCAGGCTCTCTTCCCGACCTCCGGTGCTGGTCAGTACAGCTATCAGCAGGCACTTCAGTTCTACGGCGCGGACTATCAGCTTCGCGAGCCGCGTAAGACCTTCCGCCTGACGGTGAGCACAACCTTCTAG
- a CDS encoding lytic transglycosylase domain-containing protein: MTLENLLQRFGIALCLGPLVMLVGCPKQYDAVQPSASATAPALPKPSSAPSAAVQAASQANDPARARQAERLIAQVEKAYQSGVSNYRGGRLDAARQDFDLAVDTMLASGLDLKKDPQLSDELERLLNQINSLEMDALKQGNGLSPVLEAAPIDEAANEVTFPANPELTQKLKQELTISTSDLPLVINDQVAGYIGYFANSPSFHAHMLRSMERAGKYKTMMQQVLKEEGVPQDLIYLAVAESGFQPQALNAGSGAGGIWQFMPTGAYGLARSGWVDERFDPEKSTRAYAKYMKALYNQFGDWYLAMAGYDWGPGNVQKAVMRTGYADFWELYRRNAMPKETKAYVPQILAAVIMAKNPEKYGLDKMVPMPAVVYDTVTTDYPVDLRLVADLTDATVQEIVALNPSLLRLSTPGTSDFDLHVPVGTKDVYLDRIKAIPDDKRMSWRFHTVKPGESLEGIAASLHGRASEIAETNGIGLADAVAPGDELVIPLAAVSGGVGHSQHYTLRQGDTLAIVADRFNVSPEDLRNWNHLSSSALKPGRVLSVSAPLRLAPAMRSHVKRGRAAVAGRTKAASSKGISNKVSRGSGAKSKASSTHAASNAKGAATSSHRKKH; the protein is encoded by the coding sequence ATGACTCTGGAAAATTTGCTGCAGCGATTCGGAATTGCCTTATGCCTTGGCCCGCTCGTCATGCTCGTAGGCTGTCCTAAGCAGTATGACGCCGTTCAGCCGTCCGCATCGGCCACTGCCCCTGCTCTTCCGAAGCCATCGTCCGCGCCCTCGGCTGCGGTTCAGGCCGCCTCCCAGGCCAATGATCCAGCCCGCGCAAGGCAAGCTGAACGTCTCATCGCACAAGTCGAGAAGGCCTACCAGAGTGGTGTGAGCAACTATCGCGGTGGCCGCCTCGACGCCGCCCGACAGGACTTCGATCTAGCCGTGGACACCATGCTCGCCAGCGGCCTCGATCTCAAGAAAGATCCTCAACTCTCCGACGAGCTCGAGCGCCTCCTCAACCAGATCAACTCGCTCGAGATGGACGCCCTGAAGCAGGGCAATGGTCTCTCGCCCGTGCTCGAAGCTGCCCCGATCGATGAAGCCGCGAATGAGGTCACCTTTCCTGCGAACCCCGAGCTCACCCAAAAGCTCAAGCAGGAACTCACCATCTCCACCTCTGACCTGCCGCTCGTCATCAACGACCAGGTCGCGGGCTACATCGGCTACTTCGCCAACTCGCCTTCCTTCCACGCTCACATGCTGCGCAGCATGGAGCGCGCCGGCAAGTACAAGACGATGATGCAGCAGGTGCTCAAGGAAGAAGGCGTCCCGCAGGACCTCATCTACCTCGCGGTTGCGGAGTCGGGCTTTCAGCCGCAGGCGCTCAATGCCGGCTCGGGGGCGGGCGGCATCTGGCAGTTCATGCCCACAGGGGCCTACGGCCTCGCGCGCAGCGGCTGGGTCGATGAACGCTTCGATCCCGAGAAGAGCACGCGTGCCTACGCAAAGTACATGAAGGCGCTCTACAACCAGTTCGGCGACTGGTACCTCGCCATGGCCGGCTACGACTGGGGCCCAGGCAACGTGCAAAAGGCTGTCATGCGCACCGGCTACGCCGACTTCTGGGAGCTCTATCGCCGCAACGCCATGCCCAAGGAGACCAAGGCTTACGTGCCTCAGATTCTCGCCGCGGTCATCATGGCGAAGAACCCCGAGAAGTATGGCCTCGACAAGATGGTGCCCATGCCCGCTGTCGTCTACGACACCGTCACCACGGACTATCCCGTCGACCTTCGCCTCGTCGCCGATCTCACCGACGCAACCGTGCAGGAGATCGTCGCTCTCAATCCCAGCCTGCTTCGACTCAGCACGCCGGGCACCTCCGACTTCGACCTTCACGTCCCCGTCGGCACGAAGGACGTCTACCTCGATCGAATCAAGGCCATCCCCGATGACAAGCGCATGTCGTGGCGCTTCCACACCGTGAAGCCTGGCGAGTCGCTCGAAGGTATCGCTGCGTCGTTGCATGGCCGCGCATCGGAGATCGCGGAGACCAATGGCATCGGCCTTGCGGACGCCGTCGCTCCCGGTGATGAACTCGTCATCCCGCTCGCCGCTGTCTCTGGCGGAGTCGGTCACTCTCAGCACTACACTCTCAGGCAAGGCGATACTCTCGCCATCGTGGCCGATCGCTTCAATGTATCGCCTGAAGATCTTCGCAACTGGAACCACCTCTCTTCAAGCGCGCTCAAGCCGGGGCGCGTACTCTCCGTCTCTGCTCCGCTTCGTCTCGCTCCTGCTATGCGCTCGCATGTGAAGCGTGGTCGCGCCGCCGTTGCAGGTCGCACAAAAGCCGCGTCCAGCAAGGGGATTTCTAACAAGGTCTCGCGCGGCAGTGGAGCGAAGAGCAAAGCTTCTTCAACTCATGCGGCCAGCAACGCGAAGGGCGCGGCAACCTCCTCGCATCGCAAGAAGCACTAA
- a CDS encoding histone H1-like repetitive region-containing protein translates to MKFDGFMEPEALEQMTGMKAAADHDDADLDDYEDDDEELSIDDDEDEDDDEGEVTLDSGDDEEDDDADDLLVKSTHKEEADLPAAPPNPVDGYTPATELAVVPEPEPAPVAEVAPAKAAKKTVKKAAKKTAPIKPAAKKSAPVKAAPLKVAAKKAPAKVAKKAAKKAVAKKVAKKAVVKKAVAKKVAKKAVAKKVAKKAVKKTVAKKSVAKKISSSAAKTSSALRGGKAAPKKAVGNKSTASSKIPTKRGITLATKKAVAKKAVAKKAVVKKAVAKKVVAKKAAVPAKKTVAKKAVVKKAVAKKAVVKKAVAKKAAK, encoded by the coding sequence ATGAAGTTCGATGGATTCATGGAGCCGGAAGCGCTGGAACAGATGACGGGTATGAAGGCCGCCGCAGACCACGATGACGCTGATCTCGACGACTACGAAGATGACGATGAAGAACTCTCCATCGACGATGATGAAGATGAGGACGACGATGAGGGAGAGGTCACGCTCGACTCTGGCGACGATGAAGAGGACGATGACGCCGACGACCTTCTCGTCAAGTCCACGCACAAGGAAGAAGCGGATCTCCCCGCTGCTCCTCCGAACCCGGTCGATGGCTATACACCCGCCACCGAGTTGGCAGTCGTGCCTGAGCCGGAGCCCGCACCCGTCGCTGAAGTTGCTCCCGCGAAGGCCGCGAAGAAGACGGTGAAGAAGGCTGCAAAGAAAACGGCTCCGATCAAGCCTGCCGCAAAGAAGTCCGCGCCGGTGAAGGCAGCTCCGCTGAAGGTTGCTGCGAAGAAAGCTCCGGCCAAGGTAGCGAAGAAGGCAGCCAAGAAGGCAGTCGCCAAGAAGGTAGCGAAGAAAGCTGTCGTGAAAAAGGCGGTCGCTAAGAAAGTAGCGAAGAAGGCAGTTGCTAAAAAAGTGGCTAAGAAAGCCGTAAAGAAGACGGTCGCGAAGAAGTCCGTCGCCAAAAAGATCTCAAGTTCTGCCGCGAAGACATCCAGTGCTCTGCGCGGCGGTAAGGCTGCCCCTAAAAAGGCGGTTGGCAACAAGAGCACTGCGAGCAGCAAAATTCCAACGAAGAGAGGTATTACCTTGGCAACCAAGAAAGCAGTAGCGAAGAAGGCAGTAGCAAAGAAGGCTGTTGTGAAGAAGGCTGTAGCGAAGAAGGTCGTCGCGAAGAAGGCCGCCGTCCCAGCGAAGAAGACCGTCGCGAAGAAGGCTGTCGTGAAGAAGGCCGTTGCGAAGAAGGCAGTCGTCAAGAAGGCCGTCGCGAAGAAAGCCGCGAAGTAG
- a CDS encoding peroxiredoxin, producing MKRIATLAASAALVIAASVFATRSHAADLVATGTPAPAFTLPSQDSPAVSLSDYKGKWVVLYFYPKDKTQGCTIEAHNFQRDLDKYKALNAVVLGVSLDSADSHRSFCSKESLTFKLLADTDHKVGDAYGVTVHDMPGMKFEARETVLISPSGKVAKTWDKVDPAVHSEEVLAAISSMKK from the coding sequence ATGAAACGCATCGCCACCCTGGCCGCCTCGGCCGCATTGGTTATCGCAGCTTCCGTCTTCGCAACGCGGTCGCACGCCGCCGACCTCGTCGCCACTGGCACACCTGCGCCAGCCTTCACGCTTCCCTCCCAGGACTCGCCCGCCGTCAGCCTGAGCGACTACAAGGGCAAGTGGGTTGTGCTGTACTTCTACCCGAAGGACAAGACTCAGGGCTGCACGATTGAGGCCCATAATTTCCAGCGCGATCTGGACAAGTACAAGGCGCTGAACGCTGTGGTTCTTGGCGTGTCTCTGGATTCGGCGGACAGCCACCGGAGCTTCTGCAGCAAAGAGAGCCTCACCTTCAAGCTGCTTGCGGATACCGACCACAAGGTGGGCGATGCCTACGGCGTGACCGTACATGACATGCCGGGAATGAAGTTCGAAGCGCGTGAGACGGTTCTGATCTCGCCTTCGGGCAAGGTCGCGAAGACATGGGACAAGGTCGATCCTGCTGTTCACAGCGAAGAAGTGCTGGCGGCGATCTCTTCCATGAAGAAGTAA
- a CDS encoding LpxI family protein, whose translation MARAPILEDRLGLIAGNGRFPFLLLDAARAHGLTVVVAAIKEETDAEMNKRAAKDAGIRVHWLSLGELSRLIEMFHAEGVGRAVMAGQVKHKQIFSSIRPDWRLAKLLLSLRTRNTDMLLGAIAKVLGDEGIELISSTQYLEPLLAKEGVMTRRAPNKTEMADIAYGRTVARGVAGFDLGQTVVIAAQACVAVEAMEGTDATIARAGALFAAMDDQGEASTLSRSLTVVKVAKPNQDMRFDVPVVGIATITAMKAAGATCLALEPGRTLIFDVEAVVDAANKADISITVIQ comes from the coding sequence ATGGCGCGTGCCCCGATACTTGAAGACAGGCTGGGATTGATTGCGGGCAACGGGCGCTTCCCTTTCCTGCTGCTGGATGCGGCGCGGGCGCATGGACTCACGGTGGTAGTCGCGGCGATCAAAGAAGAGACAGATGCGGAGATGAACAAGCGGGCGGCGAAGGATGCCGGCATTCGCGTGCACTGGCTTTCGCTGGGGGAGCTCTCCCGGCTGATCGAGATGTTTCACGCCGAGGGAGTGGGGCGTGCGGTGATGGCCGGTCAGGTGAAGCATAAGCAGATCTTTTCCTCGATCAGGCCCGATTGGCGGCTGGCGAAGCTGCTGCTCTCGCTGCGGACAAGGAATACGGACATGCTGCTCGGAGCGATTGCGAAAGTGCTGGGTGATGAGGGGATCGAGTTGATCTCGTCTACGCAATATCTCGAGCCATTGCTGGCGAAAGAGGGCGTGATGACGCGGCGCGCACCAAACAAGACGGAGATGGCGGACATCGCGTATGGGCGAACGGTGGCGCGAGGGGTTGCGGGGTTCGACCTGGGGCAGACAGTGGTAATCGCGGCGCAGGCATGCGTGGCGGTGGAGGCGATGGAAGGAACCGACGCTACGATCGCTCGTGCGGGAGCTCTGTTTGCCGCGATGGATGATCAGGGTGAGGCCTCGACGCTGAGCCGGTCGCTAACGGTGGTGAAGGTGGCTAAGCCGAACCAGGACATGCGGTTCGACGTTCCGGTGGTGGGCATCGCGACCATTACGGCGATGAAGGCCGCGGGCGCTACGTGCCTTGCACTGGAGCCGGGGAGAACGCTGATCTTCGACGTGGAAGCGGTTGTGGATGCGGCCAACAAAGCGGATATTTCAATTACCGTCATCCAATAG
- the ruvX gene encoding Holliday junction resolvase RuvX, producing MDQDTPIAEPATSDLPPRIVGFDVGDRRIGVALSDPLGFTAQPVFTLHRTNRRADMKAVARVLRKHSVTEAVVGNPLYMSGDQSPQAAKAQAFAEEIRAEFGLTIHLWDERLSTTQAHRHLDDAGHATMGRKNIIDQVAAVLILQSWLDARASRVARERD from the coding sequence GTGGATCAAGACACCCCAATCGCGGAACCAGCAACATCCGATCTCCCGCCACGCATCGTCGGCTTCGATGTCGGTGACCGCCGCATCGGCGTAGCCCTCTCCGATCCCCTAGGCTTCACCGCGCAACCCGTCTTCACCCTTCACCGCACCAATCGTCGAGCCGACATGAAGGCCGTAGCCCGCGTCCTGCGTAAGCACTCCGTCACCGAGGCTGTCGTCGGCAACCCTCTCTACATGTCCGGCGACCAAAGTCCGCAGGCCGCAAAGGCCCAGGCCTTCGCCGAAGAGATCCGCGCAGAGTTCGGCCTCACGATCCACCTATGGGACGAGCGCCTCTCCACCACCCAGGCCCATCGCCATCTCGACGACGCCGGCCATGCCACCATGGGTCGGAAGAACATCATCGACCAGGTAGCCGCCGTCCTCATCCTTCAATCCTGGCTCGATGCCCGCGCCAGCCGCGTCGCCCGAGAGCGGGACTAG
- the efp gene encoding elongation factor P codes for MAALIDAINVKRKMLFELENVPYACLDSDISSPTARGGQTLVRLKMRNLLTSAVFEKTFKAQDKFKEPDLVLVPASYLYTDGEGSHFLDQESFETLTLTEKMVGNALDFLIEGAMLQLHMYNGNPIGLQLPIFVELDVTSTEPGVRGDTSSGSVTKSATLETGLEIKVPLFIKEGEKVKVTTETGEFSGRA; via the coding sequence ATGGCCGCACTGATCGACGCAATCAACGTAAAACGCAAGATGCTCTTCGAGCTCGAAAACGTCCCCTACGCCTGTCTGGACTCCGACATCAGCTCTCCCACCGCGCGCGGCGGCCAGACTCTTGTTCGCCTGAAGATGCGCAACCTCCTCACCTCTGCCGTCTTCGAGAAGACCTTCAAGGCCCAGGACAAGTTCAAGGAACCCGACTTGGTCCTCGTGCCCGCCTCCTATCTCTATACCGATGGTGAAGGCTCGCACTTCCTCGACCAGGAGAGCTTTGAGACCCTCACTCTCACCGAGAAGATGGTCGGCAACGCGCTCGACTTCCTCATCGAAGGCGCCATGCTGCAACTCCACATGTACAACGGCAACCCCATCGGCCTGCAGCTTCCCATCTTCGTCGAGCTCGACGTGACCAGTACCGAACCCGGCGTTCGCGGCGACACCTCCAGCGGCAGCGTGACCAAGTCCGCGACCCTCGAGACCGGCCTCGAGATCAAGGTGCCTCTCTTTATCAAGGAAGGCGAAAAGGTAAAGGTCACCACCGAAACCGGCGAGTTCTCCGGCCGCGCCTAG
- a CDS encoding AAA family ATPase → MKLIFIYGLPASGKLTVAKELAAATGYKLFHNHLAVDLLLPVFEFGSEAFVQLREEVWLLVFAEACRSGVPGMIFTFAQERTVTAGFVANAVELMTRMGGTVEFVRLECPIEELRARMDAASRQAYGKLTSVEMFDELLADGAFEADAIPVARVTVDTGACSPAEAAEQIAKALVLPDGRPARAAGAHAPS, encoded by the coding sequence ATGAAGCTGATCTTTATCTATGGGCTGCCGGCGTCCGGCAAACTGACAGTAGCCAAGGAACTTGCGGCTGCCACCGGATACAAGCTGTTCCACAATCACCTCGCAGTGGACCTGCTGCTGCCGGTCTTCGAGTTTGGCAGCGAGGCGTTTGTACAGCTACGGGAAGAGGTGTGGCTGCTGGTCTTCGCGGAGGCGTGCCGGAGCGGAGTTCCGGGAATGATCTTTACGTTTGCGCAGGAGCGCACCGTGACCGCCGGGTTCGTCGCGAACGCTGTGGAGTTGATGACGAGGATGGGCGGCACGGTTGAGTTCGTCCGGCTGGAGTGCCCGATCGAGGAGCTGCGTGCACGCATGGATGCGGCCTCGCGGCAGGCTTATGGGAAGTTGACTTCGGTGGAGATGTTCGATGAACTGCTGGCCGATGGCGCGTTTGAGGCGGATGCGATACCGGTGGCGCGGGTGACGGTGGACACGGGGGCTTGTTCGCCTGCGGAAGCGGCGGAGCAGATTGCAAAAGCACTTGTCCTGCCGGACGGGCGCCCTGCGAGGGCGGCGGGCGCTCACGCGCCTTCCTAA